The DNA window TTAAAACCACCTCCAGTCTAGAAGCCGGCAACCTACGGCAGGAGCTTGCAGCTATCTGCTATGTGAGTTTATGAGAATGGTCTTTATTAGTGGCCAGCAAAGAGCCAGCACCCAGCCCTAAGGGCACTCAATCTATTAGTCAGTGAGGGCACAAGCAGACCATGAACCAAGCCTGGCCTCTGGTGGTTATTACTGGGACAGCAATACCTCtgatggagggaaaacaggaataaAGCTCATATCTATAGATAAAGGATTTCTAAGAATTTGTCATCCGTCAAAAGATTTGTGAGTCACATGTATATGCAATCATAGTGGTAAAGGGCCAATTCAGATGTCAATGATTCTGTTTGTTCATCTTCTGTTCCACAGGAAACTAACGTTTTAGGCTTTAAGGGACCTCGAAAGATGAGTGTCATTATTCCTGGAATGAACATGGACCATGAAAGGGTCTCCATCAGGCCTCGTAATGTGAGTGCATGGCTTTTTAGAAAATTACAAGTGGGCTGTTAGCATGTAGGCCTGTGTAAGTGGACTGTGTGTATATTAACCCTTTAATGGTCTTGAATCCTGGAAGATACCATTTTGAGAGACCATGAGTGAGTGTGCCAGATTTCTGAGAAAATATTGTAAAGGGGTCTTGAAAATACTCGGGTCAAGAGACTTTGTGTAAAAACTCTGGCATCAACCCAGAATCTATCTGAAAATAACCTGGCAGCATTCCATGAGAAGCCTGCTGACCTTGAGGTAAATGTTCCTATCTTTTTGATGTTATTTTCATGGTAGatacaaaaatgtgaaaataaaggcAATATTTTGAAGAGTAAcatgaaattatattattttagtcCTAATGTAGTGGACAATaagcaataaattaatttgttatttttatcttCCTGATCGTTTTAAGGGTTAGTACTGTATATGAGCCAGAATGACAATAATGTTAAGTATCATTTATACAAGTTTGATGCTGACCCGTATATATGTTAAGCCTGAGTAAACCAGTAACCCTTGGCCTATATAGGCTATAGATGATAGTGTTAGCAACGAGTCTACATGCTTTAATGGAAAGCTAATCCCTCCCTCAACATCTGTCTTTTGCTTTGCAGGACCATGAGTCTTTGCTGGCTCGATGGCAGAACAAAAGCACTGAGAATGTGATAGAGCTCCACAACAAGACGCCTGTGTGGAACGATGACACTCAATCTTATGTTCTCAACTTCCATGGCAGGGTCACCCAAGCATCCGTCAAAAATTTTCAGATCATTCATGACAATGACCGTGAgttaaaacataattttgcagtggtttgCATCTAGACCCTTtgggttaaagctgaagtgtgtaatttctgtgccactagcatcactaaacggaattgcaaaaataattactgttcaAACAGATACCAAAAAAACTCCCCACATCATTCATTGGTTGTACATACAGATAGTTCCAACCCAAACTTGcgccattggtcgagccaatgttgcCGTGTCGAGCTAGATGGGCTGCTCagacaaacagaggaatgttttgatagcgcatATACaataggtgaaatcaacctacaaatggcttacttatagtttacTCTGCATTTTAAGATGTAATACGAAAGAgaattgtaacataaaaaaaaaaataaaaaaaaacatacatcagTTTTAAGTGCTTTGATGCCTACAAGTAACAATTTTCAGATTTGATATGGTGGTTGTGATGTCACACTATTGAAAAATAGTAAATAGTATTTAATTTTAGCTCAGTATATGTCAATAGTAAACTCTGCTGGAAAGATTAGATTTACAATATTAGAGTTCATTTTCAattcttttgaaaaaaagaaaagcgcTTTTCATTAAATTGTCAATTTATCAATCTACTGGTAAAAATCACAGGcgttaagttaacatactgtctGTGCTGGATATACtgcagcatatactgtatgtggagcAAATATATTCCAGAGATGGATTTTAGATGGAAACACAatagaaaacatttaattttactgTAACTTTTCACCCGTTTATACACAGCAGACTACATAGTGATGCAGTTTGGTCGTGTAGCAGAGGATGTCTTCACTATGGACTACAACTACCCCATGTGTGCCCTGCAGGCATTTGCTATTGCTCTGTCCAGCTTTGACAGCAAGCTGGCTTGTGAGTAGCAGCCTCTCTGCCAGCCATGACCAGAAAAAGACCCAGCCAGTCTGCTTTACAATCAGAAACACTGAGTAAGTGATGCGAGGTAAACTCCACAGCAGCAGAGTCCCTCTCTCAACATCCACCTTTGGAGGCATGAATGTgtatggccttttttttttttttttaaaggacatgGCAGTGGGGCACAAAGCACAAAGACTAAACCACTGTTTCTCCTTTTATCTGTTTAAATGGGGGAGAGAACATCATAAGGTGATACATTCATTTTTATCAGCTGTCAAAATTGAAtcccctttttctttctttacttaACAGACATTTTTGTGTTTTGCAAGGTAAAACTAACATTTTGTTCATGTTAAATGGAGAATCATTTAAAGTCGTATTTGTGCTCCTTAGAATACAAGAAAAACGTAATTTTGCCATGGTCATAATTCTACATGAATAAAGCTTAATGTTCACTAACATTTTAACTTGATTTTTCACAAGAAATGTAACGTGTAGCTGTGATTTATAACAGTTTGAAAAATTGGtttacttaaagagatagttgacccaaaaaaggaaattctctcatcatttactcagcctcatgccatcccagatgtgtatgactttattctgcagaacacaaatggagatatttagaagaatatttcagctctgtaggtcctcaaaatgcaagtgaattggtaccaaaatgttgaagctccaaaagcacataaaggcagcataaaagtaatccagtgatatgataggtgtgggtgataaacagatcaatatttaagtcctttcttgctataaattctcctccctgcccagtaggtgatgatatgcacgaagaatgtgaatcatcaaaaacaaaagaagaatgtgaaagtgaaagtggagattgatagtaaaaaaggaactatatattgatctgtttctcaaccacacctatcatatcgcttctgaagatatggatttaaccactggagtcgtatgtctttttggagcttcaaaattttggtcaccattcacttgcattgtatggacctacagagctgagatattcttttaaaaatctccgtttgtgttcagcagaagacagaaagtcatacacatctgggatggcatgagggtgagtaaatgatgagagaattttcatttttgggtgaaatatccctttaacaaactGACTTTTGTGAAGTGATTTTGAATGTCACTGTCATATGTGATATGGCTTCAGTTTGACATAAGTCACCTCTGTCATAAAACACTTAAATATGTAATGTATCAGTAATAATACATGCTTTATGAGGGCTCCATCATTCTTTGCCAGTGTATGAagtcatatttattatttatgtatttatatagaTTTACATATCATCTTCTGCTTTTGTCTTACCCCTTTGCCCATAATTCTCTGTGCTTCAAGCACAATTTTTGACAAGGTCACTTTCACACTCGAGTGTCTGGTGCAGACTCATTAAATTTAAATGATGAATGTGTGATAGTTTTACAAAATATATGTAATCAATAGGGGTTCATAACCAGACTGCATTAGTTTCACATCAGTGGTGAACTGTACTTTGAAACGTGAAACCCAGATACCACTTTTTATGTGGACCTTAGTGCCGTCACCAGTAGAATGACCCAAAATGAATGGTTTACtgattttacatgcacaccaatagcTCTAGTGTAAAAGTGCCCAAAAACCTAAACGGTGGCAAAagtatattgtatgttattttatgtgagGGTCAATATCAGTTTAAGTACATTATCATCTCAGTTATACTGACCCACTACATTGTAGGGGAATGTACTGAATGGAGCACTTTATAAAGAGTTTAATTGTGGAAAGCTTTGTGCCTTTGGACAAGACACTTGAGATGCTTGAGGTTGATGGgatgcaacattgttttctccAGCTAGTGTTTATTTATCCTGAAACTACCTGAGCTTCTGTCTTATTTCTTGAGAACAACCTGTATATTTGCAGTATACCTACAGTATACTGGGCTGTAGCTTTCCAGAATGAATATGGTTCAGTTGCCTGCTTGTGGAAAAGCTGatttttttaagaacagaaaaacAACTATTTGGATTCTTGTTGACAAAGTGAGACAATGACATATGCAGTTTGTTTACAAGCCATCCATGAAATGTCCCGCTGCATGCGTATAAAACTGCTGTAGTGCAAAATTGACAAGCATGAAATTGTGGAACGAACAAAGTGTCAAAGACAAAAAACTCAATGCAGCATATTTTTCCCCCCTAATTTTACTAGTTTGTAAATGTACACATCTTTGCTAAACAATGTTGATGAGTGAATCAAGGAAGTAAGTGGTGTTTCATCAGTGTGGTAATTGAATTGCAAATCAAAAAGCCTAATGTGTGATATTGTACCTTCCCTTAAGCCAAATTGTTCTTAGCGCATTTTAGaagttaattttcatttataatttgATAATATGGCCTCAATGATTTAGCTCTGCTCAATTATCCAAAAGCATGCCTTGTTTCAGATGATTTTTATGATATTATTCCGGTTGAAAGTCAAGGTCCCAGTAAAATCTTGAAAATCCAAATCTTTTGTTATCATCTAATAACTAATAACATTAGTTTTTCCCTGCAGTCTCATTTGGCTTAGTGATGAAAATTACTTGATTACTAAATTTGAGTTATTACTTTATTTATGAATACAAGATACAGACAAGACATGTGCTGTAAATGGCTGACCTTAATTTTCACTCATATTTTAACACCTAGTAGAAAACTGTCAAAACATTCATCtcctttctatttttttttactattcactTTGATCATATTAAAATTATAGCTTCagacataacattttaaaatatatctcttccccagaaaagtattttttaatattaacttatattattatatacactaccggtcaaaagttttgaaacacttgcctgaaatgtttctcatgatcttaaaaatcttttgatctgaaggcgtatgcttaaatgaaattagttttgtagacaaaaatataattatgccaacatattaatttatttcattataaaactaaaatttaattaaaaaaaaaaaagtttttgaaattgatgacttggaccaaataataaagaaaagcagccaataagtgcccaacatagatgggaactccttcaatactgtttaaaaagcatcccagggtgatacctcaagaagttggttgagaaaatgtcaagagtacatgtctgcaaattctaggcaaagggtgactactttgaagatgctaaaatataacacagttttgatttattttagattttgtttagtcacaacataattcccatagttccatttatgttattccatagttttgatgactttacttttattctaaaatgtgaagaaaaaaaattataataaagaataagtgtttcaaaacttttgaccggtagtgtgtgtgtgtgtgtgtgtgtgtgtgtgtgtgtgtgtatatatatatatatatatatatatatatatatatatatatatatatatatatacaattcttAGGCATATTGAAAATAAATCTGTGATGTTTACTGTAAATGATTTGTTTAAATGGTTCATGAAACCATTCCAGCTTTTTTACTCTTTGTCAATGTAATGCTCTAACAATTTTGGGTTTGCTCTGGTAAAAACACTGAAAACTAACGTGTTTTTCtgctatttttatctttttgaaaaaaaaaaaaaagattctcacCACTCTGTTAAGTGATAATGTATAAATGTTATGTCACattgttttgtaaaatgtttacattggTCAATATACAGTGtttgtatacagtacataaaaaaataaaaataaatctaaacttCAGTGAATTTTTATATCTCAGATATTTAGGACTAAGTCAATTTACAATACTTTAAAACTACTGTAAATAGTCAAATGAAAGTCTGTACACAATCATTTCTGTTCACTAAACTTTTATGGGCAAAAGGTGTTATAAACATTTAAGTGCCTGTTTTTTTACAGGTCATCGGATAATCTAACATGTTTTAGCCAATTATCGCATCAAGCAAGAGTGTTGTACTGAATATGAGGATTGTGATTCAGCCGTATGTACAAGGCGAAAGATAATCACAGCCATGCTTATATTCAGTAATATAAtaaattgcgagtgtgatattgattttatatttatAGTTCTATAAAGAAGAGGTTAATatagaataaattacatttcagacTCAAAATGGCcaactgttttgtttatttttgctttgcCAATGAAAATAGTTTAGTTACACTGTGTCTCATTTACTTACTGTGTGTTCACACGTATCAGTATTTGTGCATAAAACctatgcaaatgttttcatgcagaaatcaggatttttttttaaataagttccTACTTCATTTATTCTAAATTTGCAATAAAACCACATGTATGCAAAAATCACAGACCCCCTGAGGCCCCCAAAGAATATGTTaagccaaaatgtttttttaagggTTACTAAGTAACCATTCAGTAGCTTGATTCGGAATAGGTTCTGCATACAAATGTAGCTGATCATGTGTAGCCCTGATCTATAAAAAGGACTGTGTCTAGAAGGGAACTGCCGGGCTGGGAAAGTCTTGTGAGAGTCCCATTTGCTGCTACTAacgttaaggttagggttagattaagGTAGGTGTAGGATTTAACACAATAAACAGTGTATAAATCTTACATGTGACTATTGCAAGACTTTTCCCGGCCAGGCGGTTCCCTTCTAGACAACTTATAAAAAGGTGCTTATTGTTTCAGATAGTTTTGAAAATGGCACACTTTGCTTTCTTGCTGCATGTGCTCTCAGAAAGCACTCAGACGAATGCCTTTTGAGATTGTTTGGTcatgttttatgcaaattactaaTGGTGGGCATGCACTCCCTTATTTAGAATAATCCGGATGCATTAACAATAGAATGAGGGTAAGAACAAATATATGTGTGGTGAATCCAGCTGAAATTTTGTGTGAGAACTTTTTCTGTGTGCATTAGTACAGATCCTATTCACAATTATTCGTAAATGAGACCTAATGTTGCACATCGAAGAATAAGAATATCTTAACATTTAAGCGGAATGATACAAACaattaaacattacaaatatCATCAACCTTGGAACTGTTCTTAAAGACAGAGCAGTGAAATCTGTTAATCAGAAAAGCACGAATGATAACAGAGAACTTGTCACCCATGAGCAAAATAAGTACAAAGATTCACAGTAAAGTACATTGATACAGAGGTAGTATTCTACAGGAAGAAATAAAGGTTAATCAAACTGAATTTCATTGTTATATTTTACCAAGTAGGTCACTTCTTCACCTTTTGCTTCTTGTGACGCATTCTAAGTGTCCCAGAGGCCTGAGCTTTGGGAGACTGTGACTGACTGGAGATGATGGTTACTTCAGGTTGGTATGTTTGAAGGAAGTCAATGAGGTCTACTTCATGCTCTTCAGGATCACATTCGGCATCATCATTAAATCCCAGACTCTCAGCCTCCATCAGTGGATCCTCCTCTTTCTCCTCTTTATCGCTCTGCTCTTCTTCATTCCACTGATCTTCCTCCCCCTCTTCCTCTTCGCAGTCTTCATCATCACCATTTTCTTCCTCTtcattctcttcctcctcctcctcctcctcctcctcctcctcatcttctACTTCTTCTCCTTCCTCatgctcttcctcctcctcttcctcaaaCTTGCAGCCAACAGCACCACCCTTTGGATAATGGTAGACATGTCTGTGATCGCTGAAGGTGATTTGTCGTCTTTTCTTGCTTGCATTCTGTTTCTCTTCCCTTTCACCTACGGACTTAAGTCTCTCATCGTCCTCATCAATACTTTTAGGAAGACAGGGCTGGTCCTCTCCAATCTcttcctcctcatcttcctcttcctcatcattttcttcttcctcctcttcatctTCTTGTtcatctttcatcacattctcattaGTACACAAGTCATTGTCACCTGACTCATTCTCATCTTCTCCCTCTTCTTTCTCCATTCTCTCAGCCAGCTCCTCAGCTGTGAATATAACTTGATCTGGCTCCTCCAGGATAACGCTAGGAAACCTGCGTCTGCGGCAGGGCATATCATACTCTGGGTAGGTCTCCTCTGGATAGCCTTTGGAGGTTATGAATATTATTAGACATGGACACTGGGCAACCGAAACAGCAATGGGCCTTTTACAAAACCCTGAGGTATACCTTCCCAGTCTGCTGTGTAGGGGGCCTCCTCAGCCTCCTCTTCCGGGGTAGCTCCCTCTCGCAGTTGTCTTTCCCGCATAATGTGGGTGATCTCCCTCAACTGTTTCAACTTTCTCTCCTCTCGCCTCCGTGTCTCCCTGCGTGACCTGAAGCCAGGGAACAGAACACTTGTTGAGTCAAAGACTAAATCAGAACTACAAACACATCACAACCACAACTAAAACACATCCTACTGTAAAATGTGTTGTTTCAATATAAATCATAGAGCTGCAAAACAAATTTAAGTAAACCAATACCACGAAGGTGAAACCAgtagaacttaaaggaatagttcactcaaaaagaatattctgccatcattttctcaccctcatgttgttcctaccccaaatgactttcattcttcagtggaacacagaaggcAATGTTAGgcatgttagggactgacagacctcatttatacctggtattaagatgtgtttggggtgatctgatcacatgtggtcaggtgagatacatcactgtttacacctggtcgctaaatgcatctcctgtgaccacttgtgttcagatctGAACAGTCTCTAAATTCATGACGACATCAAtaactatgtcagtgtgttactgtatgATATTATagtgcaaaaaagtcagaaaagacaaagcgcAAAAAAACGGTGCGATGTtgctcccagatgcagttgaaatttaatctaagcacaaacgcaaaatTTCGAGCTGAATTATTAGTTACTTTAGTGGATGTCCTGAattaacctgagcttcagatgtttgtgcttctcatctgtctcactgcatgttgatatcagacacattgaagaagatctgtgaagttctcgtgcttgtgtatgtacccgcttttttacattttccaaccagacagttatttccttttaaagccgctcgtaaacagcaaactttaaactcttgttttagtgcagcagttcattgacttgtgatcggatcacccgaaacacatctttatactaggtgtaaatggggtcaaagTAACCATCAAgttttattgtatagaaaaaagatgcataGTGACtttctaacatttccttttgtgttccacgtaagaaagaaggtcatacaggtttgaaacaacatgagggtgagtaaacattgACActaagttcatccaaaaatgaaaattaagtacATTTGAGATTAAAGAAACCATCCATGGAGTTGTGCAGGGTCAAATAGCAACTAATTACACACTGCAAGCATGAGGAGAACAGAAAAGTTCTTTGAGTTGAGACACAATAAAAGTTTCATTACCAATCTTTATTAGAATAAAGATTTACAAGTATTTGAATTAAAATGTGCAggaaatatgacttttttttaacaCTTCAGAGATGGAAAGTTCACAAGTAAGGCTGAAATTGTgcccatttaaaatatatatatatatatatatttgtgtcagAGGCAGAAGTATTACATCAGTTCTCTCAGTTTCTTTGATCAGAGGTGAGGAATAGTGGAAGGAGAGACATCTGCACTATTTACCTAGCAGATGAGTGGACAACTTTAGATATCCTCTTTTCTCTCACTTTTTCACTCATTTTGGCATGCAGCTGGACCAGCTGACAAGTAGCTGCCAGGAAGACATTAGAAAGGGGGTTAAATTCGTTTTAGATACAGTACATTGATTCACTTAAACACATTGTCCCCACATGCTGCAGTCATTGTGTCAAGGGCCAACAGAACAACAGTCAGCAATAGAATGACAAATACGAGATTTTGCCCagatttttaaaagcaaaatctTTCAACGAATTTgtgaactggaaaaaaattaattgccCCTGGTGTCTTAAACTTCCAAGGAAAGCTCCAACTTCATGATCTTATCGGCCATGCCTTCTCATGTGATCATTTAACCCTTGTTCCATATACAAAGCTCTTCTTTGTGTCACGAATGCAGTTGAATATTTAGATATAGCCCTCACCCCAAGATTTGTAAAACTAATTTGTGCATTAGATACACAGACTGTACAGTGAATGAGTGCAGTACTGATTGCTCTTTCACACTTGCTCCCTCCACCCTTTGGCATCCATTTGATGTATAGAGCTAAACCTCTTAGTACTGATCCAAAAGACATGCAGTTAATTGCTATTAGGCACTGCTAGGCTTATACAACATTACTTCTGATTGCTAATCCGGGTCTAACAAAAGGAGAGAACAAAGCTTCCCAGGTCTTGGACAGGATCTTAATCTACCTTATCTGGAACTGCATGTGGTTTAGTTACTGATATGCTGAAAGCACACACCACAAGAAAGAAACAGAAATATTATGAAAAAAAGAGTCTTAACTTGACAATGGTGCTATTAAATTGATCTAACATCGTGACAAGGTAGATTATGTTTTTCAACAAGGATTATTAATGTAAATGTGAAACTTACGCATTTCTTCAAATGTGCATTCTGGCTGCAGTATAGGAAATCTGCACCCTTGTCGGGGAGGTTTGTCCTTAGATGTCAGCTGTTAAAAGGCAAAAAAAGTAAattattgcaaaacatttttatttacttcCTAGCCCACTAAGTGCAGGCTAATAAGTGTAACTATATTCAAACCTAAGACaacaataatttttgttacaCATGTATTAAAGCAGGAGTACATGTTAAAGAtgctattatttttttgtttgtttgtttttttgtttgtttatgttacaCTGGCTGATATGGCAGTCATCTTGGACACTTAGCGGAGCTGATTCAGCATCATGCCAAGACAACAGTTTTCGGTTGCTGATGCAATTGTAGGAATGCACTATTTGCACtcagccatggttaatttattaCACAAGATAGTGTCCAATAATGGGGTttactgagataaagtgagtTTTTGGCtcgtcatgtgatcttaacacgGTTGCCCCCATGAGGCGACCCACtccatgaaaaataaaacagcttttattaggcagTCATCTTGGACTTTCTTCATCACATGTGAGTATATTGGACTCAAACATTATTCAAAAGTACTGTTATTCAATTACTTAAAGGTAAAAGAGGAAAATATTATGGAGTACACCTTTTTTTTACACATCAATCAGATCTCTTCTGTAGTGTCAGTATTGTTCCAGGAGTACTGCTGAAAAAACTGATTTCAAAAGTGCTTTTGGTATGGCTCACCTTAAAGAACAGGTAGATGATATAAAGAAAGATCCCAAAACCATAGACAGGGATCACCTGACCAAGAAGGTTTGGCTTGCCAGCACCCTTGGCTCTGGCGATGGCCTCTGGGTTGTAATGCTTGGTGTAATGAGACTCCGTGTCCCAGTTATCTTGATCTCCAGAGAATGAATGGCTGTTTCGCAAGGGAGGAAAATGCCCTGGCCCAACTTCAAAATAAAtagatcaataataataataataataataataataatatatatatatatatatatatatatatatatatatatatatatatatatatatatatacagtactgtgcaaaagttttaggcacttgtgaaaaatgttgcatagtaaggatgttttccaaaataatgacataaattgttttcatttatcacttaatgtcatacaaagtccagtaaacataaaacaagctaaatcaatatttggtgtggccacctttgcctttaaaacagcaccaattctcctaggtacacctagacacagtttttcttggttgttggcagataggatgttccaagcttcttattcggagaattcgccacagttcttctgtctatttaggctgtctcagttgcttctgtctctttatgtaatctcagactgatacGATGTTCAGAGGGggatttgtgggggccatgacatctgttgcagggctccctgttcttctattctaatcttttctatttgcaaaagtaatgtttgggagtctaacattcatatttcctattgacacactaaagctgaagatataattatcttaagacaaatgcttttgtgaaacatcttatgtgcctaagacttttgcacagtactgtatatatatatcttcagctttagtgtcaataggaaaatataaatatatataaatgttagactcccaaacattacttttgcaaatagaaaagattagaatagaagaacagggagccctgcaacagatgtcatggcccgcacaaagccccccactgaacatcgtatcagtctgatataataataatataatataatatatttttattataaaaatgtattatattcaacTAGCTTTTTGATAGACATATTTTAGCGGGCAAGCTACagtattttcaagttttacagGTTATACAACCTgccttaaaaatacaaaaacaattttcagagaagctgtttaaaaatgtattaatgtctaTAAACATACACAGTAATCAATATTTTCCCCTACAAAAATCAATTAAGATAACCATAGTAACAACTGTCATCAACACAGACAGAAATAAATCAAAATGACAAAGACTGTGAAAGCTCCTTATTTCAATGAGATCCCACATGCGTTTGTagcagtaacaataactgtagtaactaaGGTATTTTGACAGAGGTTACCATGGTAAAGGGATGAAACATCATCAGGGGAAAAGCGAAAGAAAATGGAAAAGTATATTGTGAAAAGGACAAAGAAAAGTGATCCTCACATTATGAAGGCACACACACTTTAGAAACACGAGGTTAATATGGGACCTGGGGAAAGAGATCACAGGGATGGTCAAATCCAGCGCTGACACTATGCGAACAGTAAATCAGGGATGAGGGATTACACATTTCACTGATCTTACCCTCCGAGTGCACGATTTCTTTCTTCCCTCTGGATAAAAACATTTTGGGTAGGAATAAAGACATACACAGGACGCTGCAAGAGATGAAGGTGATCTTCTGACATGTTGAAATAGCCATAGTGCTGCGAGTGAAAAGATGCCTAAATGCTGAAAAGCATCAGCATCACTTTTACGAACTTTCCTGTTGATTCGCAGGAGCGGAAATGACTGAAAACATTAATCCGTCATCCGGGAAAGGAGATTAATTTTACCCTGACATTAAATCACGAATCACACCGTGCCCGTTATCAACCTCTTTAATACgactttttaatgttttactGTTGTTTTCTCGTAGCCCTCACATTACTACACATAGCCTAATACAaat is part of the Myxocyprinus asiaticus isolate MX2 ecotype Aquarium Trade chromosome 2, UBuf_Myxa_2, whole genome shotgun sequence genome and encodes:
- the LOC127452037 gene encoding protein RIC-3-like, producing the protein MAISTCQKITFISCSVLCMSLFLPKMFLSRGKKEIVHSEVGPGHFPPLRNSHSFSGDQDNWDTESHYTKHYNPEAIARAKGAGKPNLLGQVIPVYGFGIFLYIIYLFFKLTSKDKPPRQGCRFPILQPECTFEEMPTCQLVQLHAKMSEKVREKRISKVVHSSARSRRETRRREERKLKQLREITHIMRERQLREGATPEEEAEEAPYTADWEGYPEETYPEYDMPCRRRRFPSVILEEPDQVIFTAEELAERMEKEEGEDENESGDNDLCTNENVMKDEQEDEEEEEENDEEEEDEEEEIGEDQPCLPKSIDEDDERLKSVGEREEKQNASKKRRQITFSDHRHVYHYPKGGAVGCKFEEEEEEEHEEGEEVEDEEEEEEEEEEEENEEEENGDDEDCEEEEGEEDQWNEEEQSDKEEKEEDPLMEAESLGFNDDAECDPEEHEVDLIDFLQTYQPEVTIISSQSQSPKAQASGTLRMRHKKQKVKK